From one Gemella morbillorum genomic stretch:
- a CDS encoding DUF2922 domain-containing protein has product MEKTLNIFFTTKNKKTYHISLAHPKDGLTKEVVQGVAQKIIDAQCFNSDKHTLVAFKKATYVTREENEIL; this is encoded by the coding sequence ATGGAAAAAACATTAAATATTTTTTTTACAACTAAAAATAAAAAAACTTATCATATTTCTTTAGCTCATCCTAAAGATGGCTTAACTAAAGAAGTTGTCCAAGGTGTCGCTCAAAAAATTATTGATGCACAATGCTTTAACAGTGATAAACATACTCTTGTTGCTTTCAAAAAAGCAACTTATGTAACTCGTGAAGAAAACGAGATTCTATAA
- a CDS encoding YvrJ family protein has translation MDILNFINTVGFPIFVAVFFLLKLDKTLQNIGKSVNDLTEIIKIKLNTKD, from the coding sequence ATGGATATTTTGAATTTTATCAACACTGTAGGTTTCCCTATTTTTGTTGCTGTTTTTTTCTTATTAAAACTAGATAAAACTCTGCAAAATATCGGAAAAAGTGTCAATGATTTGACCGAAATTATCAAAATAAAACTTAACACTAAAGACTAA
- a CDS encoding CHAP domain-containing protein, with amino-acid sequence MATQQTMVNWAKDQIYKWIDMDGAYGAQCVDLIMAYVKNFANFRVSGNAIDYLTNSLPNGWRRYRKGEATIAPGDIAIWHWGSWDKYGHVGIVIDVRSNIITSVEQNVDGTPERGGAAKIMARDDTYLVGFIRPPYDNGENWTRIPEQGRFIVEVTEINVRTKPSIFSQKVDSYTTGEKVFYDSYVINEGLIWISYISYKGERHYIATGACKNGKRISNWGRFLQ; translated from the coding sequence ATGGCAACACAACAAACAATGGTTAATTGGGCAAAAGATCAAATTTATAAATGGATAGATATGGATGGCGCTTATGGAGCACAGTGCGTTGACTTAATTATGGCTTATGTCAAAAACTTCGCAAACTTTCGTGTATCAGGCAACGCTATTGACTACTTGACAAACTCCCTTCCTAATGGATGGCGTCGATATCGTAAAGGAGAAGCTACTATCGCTCCTGGAGACATTGCAATATGGCACTGGGGCTCATGGGACAAATATGGTCACGTTGGAATCGTTATCGATGTGCGTAGTAATATTATTACTTCTGTTGAGCAAAATGTTGATGGTACTCCAGAGCGTGGTGGTGCAGCAAAAATTATGGCGCGTGACGATACTTATCTTGTCGGTTTTATCCGTCCGCCTTATGACAACGGAGAAAACTGGACAAGAATACCCGAACAAGGAAGATTTATAGTTGAAGTAACAGAAATTAACGTTCGAACAAAACCTAGTATTTTTTCTCAAAAAGTCGACTCTTACACTACTGGAGAAAAAGTTTTTTATGATAGTTATGTTATTAACGAAGGTCTAATTTGGATTAGTTATATTTCTTACAAAGGCGAACGCCATTATATTGCTACCGGCGCTTGTAAAAATGGAAAAAGAATAAGCAACTGGGGACGATTTTTACAATAA
- a CDS encoding MATE family efflux transporter produces MNDMTKGPILSKILYFSIFIFIGGLLQNLYLIIDSIILGHYIGESGIAVVGIANPINFIIMGFLIGAAYGFGVIMARSFGAGDFNQFRRYFFNSIILSLILGFIFTVVLFFANEYLLKLINTPSELFNEAHKFLLILYLGCASTLIYNLFAATLRSIGNSLTPVLFLLLSVVINGIVVFIFVAILNLGVVGSAFGTIIAQTTSALCCYFYIQYKYPNIRLTKNDTVLDIKNMKELLVQGAPMGMQFSFTGIGLIIVQKYLNGFGTNYIAGYSVAIRIQNIVAYIFVALGTAISTFTSQNIGAKKMYRISKAIRYMTITSILTAIFSMVVIRLGGIYFISIFTAEPNTELTESALMYFNNVTLAYIPLAILILFRNILQGYGFPITAMMAGIVELINRVIIVILFTDSLGFLAICLADSVNWLITAVFLLGVYFFAVRYHKQKFKEFY; encoded by the coding sequence ATGAATGATATGACCAAAGGTCCTATTTTATCAAAAATTTTATATTTTTCCATTTTCATCTTTATCGGTGGCCTTTTGCAAAATCTTTATCTTATTATTGATTCGATTATTCTTGGTCACTATATCGGAGAAAGTGGTATCGCTGTTGTCGGAATAGCTAACCCTATTAATTTTATTATAATGGGGTTCTTAATAGGTGCGGCTTATGGTTTCGGGGTAATTATGGCAAGAAGTTTCGGTGCTGGAGACTTCAATCAGTTTAGAAGGTATTTTTTCAATTCTATTATCCTATCTCTTATTTTAGGATTTATCTTTACAGTAGTATTATTTTTCGCCAATGAGTATCTTTTAAAATTGATTAATACTCCTAGCGAGCTTTTTAATGAAGCTCACAAGTTTTTATTAATTTTGTACTTAGGTTGTGCTTCTACACTAATTTACAACCTATTTGCAGCTACACTACGTAGTATAGGTAATAGTCTTACCCCCGTTTTATTTTTACTTCTTTCTGTAGTAATTAACGGTATCGTTGTTTTTATCTTTGTAGCTATTCTGAATTTAGGCGTTGTCGGAAGCGCTTTTGGTACTATTATCGCCCAAACAACTTCTGCTCTGTGTTGCTATTTTTATATCCAATATAAATACCCCAACATACGCTTAACAAAGAATGATACTGTCCTCGATATTAAAAATATGAAAGAATTACTTGTCCAAGGAGCTCCTATGGGGATGCAATTTTCTTTTACAGGTATCGGACTTATTATCGTTCAAAAATACCTTAATGGTTTTGGAACAAACTATATCGCGGGTTATAGTGTTGCTATACGTATTCAAAATATCGTAGCGTATATTTTCGTAGCGCTTGGAACAGCAATTTCAACCTTTACTAGCCAAAATATCGGAGCTAAAAAAATGTATCGTATTTCTAAAGCTATTCGCTATATGACTATAACTTCGATTCTAACCGCTATATTCAGTATGGTTGTTATTAGATTAGGAGGCATCTACTTTATTTCTATCTTTACCGCCGAACCTAATACTGAATTAACCGAATCTGCCTTGATGTATTTTAATAATGTTACCCTTGCTTATATACCATTAGCTATTCTTATCTTGTTTAGAAATATCTTACAAGGTTATGGTTTTCCTATCACGGCGATGATGGCAGGTATTGTAGAACTTATTAACCGAGTTATTATCGTTATTCTTTTCACCGATTCACTTGGTTTCCTAGCGATTTGCCTTGCTGATTCTGTTAACTGGTTGATCACCGCAGTTTTCTTACTTGGAGTATATTTTTTCGCAGTACGCTATCACAAACAGAAATTCAAAGAGTTTTATTAA